The following proteins come from a genomic window of Lycium ferocissimum isolate CSIRO_LF1 chromosome 4, AGI_CSIRO_Lferr_CH_V1, whole genome shotgun sequence:
- the LOC132052021 gene encoding trafficking protein particle complex II-specific subunit 120 homolog isoform X4 yields the protein MEPDVSIETSSMIRIAILPIGSIPIPLFRDYTSMLIRHYTVSLSSISSFYTEHQKSPFAHQPWDSGSLRFKYMVGGSPASPWEDFQSNRKIFAVIGICHCPSSPDLHSVMDQFVTACKSYSSSVVQRCFAFCPGDSQLEDESFKGSNLILFPPADRQTQEFHLQTMMQDIAASLLMEFEKSVLQAESGGTILKTPLDSQASLSSEEVIKAKKRRLGRAQKTIGDYCLLAGSPVDANAHYTTSMELARLTGDFFWFAGAMEGSVCALLIDQMGQRDQVLDDEVKYRYNSVILHYRKSFIQDNAQRVSPLSFELEATLKLARYLCRKELAKEVVDLLTTAADGAKSLIDASDRLILYIEIARLFGTLGYHRKAAFFSRQVAQLYLQQENRLAAISSMQVLAMTTQAYRVQSRASTDHALYQESGQNHADGGKAHHNWIVSLFESQWSSIQMVVLREILLSAVRGGDPLTAWSAAARLLRSYYPLITPAGQNGLAGALSNASERLPSGTRCADPALPFIRLHSFPLHSSQQNIVKRNHGRDDWWAGAAPSGPFIYTPFSKGEPSQSSKQELIWVVGEAVQVFVELANPCGFDLKVDSIYLSVNSGNFDAFPISVSLPPNSSKVIALSGIPTEVGSLKIPGCIVHCFGVITEHYFKDVDNLLVGAAQGLVLSDPFRCCGSPKLKNVTVPNISVVSPLPLLISRVVGSDGAIILYEGEIREVQISVANAGTVPIEQAHISLSGKNQDSIQSIAYETLKSSLPLKPGAEVRIPVTLKAWQLGFSDLDTAPSKNVSGSTGRQVKDGCSPVLLIHYAGPLAYSGDTSTNGSAPPGRRLVVPLNICVLQGLSLVKARLLSMEIPAHVGENHSKVQVETSSAEGSPRTDRFMKIDPYRGSWGLRFLELELSNPTDVVFEIGVSVNMEDSNNEENPEYDYPKTRIDRDYTARVLIPLEHFKLPVLDGSFLVKESQMNGTTSRRSSFSEKSSKAELNASIKNLISKIKVRWQSGRNNSGELNIKDAIQAALQSSMMDVLLPDPLTFGFRCGNNTLQDFAELKLDEKSDIQGACKGSVRAHDMTPIEVLVRNNTKEMIKVSLSITCRDIAGENCVEGDKATVLWAGVLSGVTMEVPPLKEYRHSFSLYFLVPGEYTLLAAAVIDDANEMLRARARANSCDESIFCRGPPFHIQVNGTM from the exons ATGGAACCCGACGTGAGCATAGAGACAAGCAGTATGATCCGAATCGCAATTCTACCAATCGGATCTATACCCATCCCTTTATTCCGCGACTACACTTCTATGTTAATCCGTCACTACACAGTATCATTATCTTCCATCAGTTCATTCTACACTGAACATCAAAAATCACCATTTGCTCATCAACCTTGGGATTCCGGTTCCCTCCGGTTTAAATACATGGTCGGTGGTTCACCAGCTAGTCCTTGGGAAGATTTCCAATCGAATCGGAAGATTTTTGCTGTTATAGGGATTTGTCATTGTCCTTCTTCACCTGATCTGCATTCTGTTATGGATCAGTTTGTAACTGCTTGTAAGAGTTACTCTTCTTCTGTCGTTCAACGTTGCTTCGCTTTTTGCCCCGGTGATTCTCAG CTAGAGGATGAAAGCTTTAAAGGAAGCAACTTAATTTTGTTTCCCCCTGCTGATCGTCAAACCCAAGAATTCCACTTGCAAACTATGATGCAAGATATTGCTGCCTCGTTGTTGATGGAATTTGAGAAATCAGTTCTTCAAGCGGAGTCCGGTGGGACTATTCTGAAGACACCTTTAGATTCTCAAGCCAGTCTTAGCTCAGAGGAG GTCATCAAGGCTAAAAAACGAAGGCTGGGTCGTGCACAAAAAACTATTGGGGATTACTGTCTTTTGGCAGGGTCACCTGTTGATGCTAATGCCCATTATACAACTTCAATGGAACTTGCTAGATTGACTGGAGACTTCTTTTGGTTTGCTGGGGCAATGGAAGGCAGTGTTTGTGCACTGTTG ATAGATCAAATGGGTCAGAGGGATCAAGTTCTAGATGATGAGGTCAAATACCGTTACAATAGTGTCATTTTGCATTACAGAAAGTCATTTATTCAAGACAATGCTCAAAG AGTTTCTCCTCTAAGTTTCGAGCTTGAGGCTACTCTCAAATTAGCACGATACCTCTGCAG GAAGGAGCTGGCCAAGGAAGTGGTTGATTTGTTGACTACAGCTGCTGATGGAGCAAAATCTTTGATTGATGCTAGTGACAGATTGATATTATACATTGAAATAGCTCGCCTCTTTGGGACTCTTGGCTATCACCGAAAGGCTGCTTTTTTCTCAAGGCAGGTGGCTCAGCTATACTTGCAACAAGAAAATCGATTGGCCGCTATCAGTTCAATGCAAGTACTTGCAATGACCACACAAGCTTATCGTGTTCAAAGTAGAGCCTCCACTGACCATGCTCTTTATCAG GAAAGTGGACAAAATCATGCTGATGGTGGAAAAGCGCATCACAATTGGATAGTCTCACTATTTGAATCTCAATGGAGTAGTATTCAAATGGTTGTGCTAAGGGAAATACTTCTGTCAGCTGTTCGTGGTGGAGATCCTCTTACTGCATGGAGTGCAGCGGCACGTCTTCTTAGGTCCTATTATCCTCTTATTACACCTGCTGGGCAAAATGGTCTTGCAGGTGCACTTTCAAACGCATCAGAGAGGCTTCCCTCAGGAACTCGCTGTGCTGATCCTGCCCTACCTTTTATAAG GTTGCATTCTTTTCCACTTCATTCCTCCCAACAGAACATAGTAAAACGTAATCATGGGAGAGATGATTGGTGGGCAGGGGCTGCTCCTTCAGGACCTTTTATTTATACACCTTTCAGCAAAGGGGAGCCAAGTCAAAGCAGTAAGCAGGAGCTGATTTGGGTTGTAGGTGAAGCAGTACAAGTGTTTGTGGAGTTGGCAAATCCTTGTGGTTTTGATTTGAAGGTGGATAGTATATATTTATCTGTTAATTCTGGGAATTTTGATGCTTTTCCCATCAGTGTTAGTCTGCCTCCTAATTCTTCCAAGGTGATTGCATTATCTGGAATTCCTACTGAAGTAGGTTCCTTAAAAATTCCAGGATGCATTGTTCACTGTTTTGGTGTTATCACTGAACATTATTTTAAGGATGTGGATAATCTTCTTGTGGGAGCAGCTCAAGGACTTGTGCTGTCTGACCCTTTCCGCTGTTGTGGGTCACCAAAGTTGAAAAATGTTACGGTTCCAAATATTTCAGTGGTCTCCCCGTTGCCATTGCTTATATCACGTGTTGTGGGTAGTGATGGTGCTATAATTTTATATGAAGGAGAAATTCGTGAAGTACAGATAAGTGTGGCCAATGCAGGCACAGTTCCAATAGAGCAAGCCCACATCTCATTATCTGGGAAAAATCAAGACTCAATCCAGTCAATTGCTTATGAAACCTTGAAGTCTTCCCTTCCTTTGAAACCCGGTGCTGAAGTGAGAATACCTGTTACCTTAAAGGCTTGGCAGCTCGGATTTTCGGATCTGGATACTGCTCCTAGTAAGAACGTATCTGGAAGCACTGGGAGGCAAGTCAAGGATGGATGCAGTCCTGTGCTGCTGATCCACTATGCAG GTCCACTTGCTTATTCTGGAGATACATCAACAAATGGATCTGCTCCTCCTGGTAGGCGCTTGGTCGTTCCCCTTAACATATGTGTTTTGCAGGGCTTATCTCTTGTGAAGGCTCGTTTGTTATCAATGGAGATCCCTGCTCACGTTGGGGAGAATCATTCAAAAGTTCAAGTGGAAACCAGTTCTGCTGAAGGATCCCCTCGTACTGATaggttcatgaaaattgatCCTTACAGAGGAAGTTGGGGCCTGCGTTTCCTTGAGCTTGAGTTATCCAATCCGACTGATGTTGTCTTTGAGATTGGTGTGTCCGTCAATATGGAGGATTCTAACAATGAGGAGAATCCTGAGTATGATTATCCTAAAACTAGGATCGACAGAGATTACACTGCCAGGGTGCTAATACCATTAGAACATTTTAAGTTACCTGTTCTTGATGGTTCTTTCCTGGTTAAGGAGTCCCAAATGAATGGGACCACTAGTAGAAGATCGAGCTTCTCGGAGAAAAGCAGCAAAGCGGAACTTAATGCTTCCATCAAAAACTTAATTTCTAAAATCAAAGTCAGATGGCAATCCGGCCGAAACAATTCAGGAGAACTAAACATAAAAGACGCAATACAGGCTGCACTTCAATCATCCATGATGGATGTATTACTACCAGATCCACTGACCTTTGGGTTTAGGTGTGGCAATAATACTTTACAAGATTTTGCTGAACTTAAATTGGATGAAAAATCTGATATTCAGGGTGCATGTAAAGGTTCAGTAAGAGCTCATGACATGACACCAATAGAAGTGCTGGTACGCAATAATACCAAGGAAATGATTAAAGTCAGTCTTAGCATCACATGCAGAGATATAGCTGGGGAGAACTGCGTCGAGGGCGATAAAGCGACAGTGCTATGGGCAG GTGTTCTGAGTGGTGTCACCATGGAGGTACCTCCACTGAAGGAATATAGACATTCGTTCTCCTTGTATTTCCTGGTTCCAGGTGAGTACACACTATTAGCTGCTGCTGtgattgatgatgctaatgaaaTGCTCCGAGCCAGAGCAAGAGCTAATTCATGCGATGAGTCCATATTTTGTCGTGGGCCACCGTTCCATATCCAAGTGAATGGGACTATGTGA